From the Spiroplasma sp. BIUS-1 genome, one window contains:
- a CDS encoding MurR/RpiR family transcriptional regulator, which produces MTSVFEKIEIMSKDFEDTTFKLIAKKILENTKKGKFYNQEELASQTFVSISTLTKFSKKLGFSGYREFIFTIKNEWSKYDWEKSKKVDTAEVVDSIQSWISQNEDFINQLVEKLKTAEIINIYSSQQSFDCSKYLANLLIENGKNAILLNNEYRYKERKTPANGVNLVVLTGRDNDTLVDNFSKSYDPNVANFLIVTEKQENKIELDFTNKLLINFEQDNSRLDTRIVALNLLFFTISNKL; this is translated from the coding sequence ATGACATCTGTTTTTGAAAAAATAGAAATTATGAGCAAAGATTTTGAAGATACTACTTTCAAACTAATTGCTAAAAAAATATTGGAAAACACAAAGAAAGGTAAATTTTACAATCAAGAAGAGTTGGCTAGTCAAACTTTCGTTTCAATTTCAACATTAACTAAGTTTTCAAAAAAACTTGGTTTTTCAGGTTATAGAGAATTTATATTCACTATAAAAAATGAATGATCTAAATATGATTGAGAAAAATCAAAAAAAGTAGATACTGCAGAAGTAGTTGATTCAATTCAATCATGAATTTCACAAAATGAAGATTTTATAAATCAACTTGTAGAAAAACTTAAAACTGCTGAGATTATAAATATATATTCATCTCAACAATCTTTTGATTGTTCTAAATATCTAGCAAATCTTTTAATTGAAAATGGAAAAAATGCAATTCTTTTAAATAATGAATATAGATATAAAGAAAGAAAAACTCCAGCAAACGGAGTTAATCTAGTTGTTTTAACAGGAAGAGATAATGATACTTTAGTAGATAACTTTTCAAAGTCATATGATCCAAATGTTGCAAACTTTTTAATTGTTACAGAAAAGCAAGAAAACAAAATTGAACTAGACTTTACAAATAAGCTTTTAATTAACTTTGAACAAGACAATTCTAGATTAGACACAAGAATAGTGGCTTTAAACTTACTGTTCTTTACAATATCTAATAAACTTTAA
- a CDS encoding carbohydrate kinase, with protein sequence MKKIVSIGEVLMDVYSEANKTNAVVGGASFNVACSIAALKNNESYFMGSLGNDDYKNEIKTFIEKYGIKTDFIQESQLPTTIAKVTLDENKERFFEFTRNSDADFQLSNFSQDQLKEIDFIHFGSATALLEGDLSDSYWELFDFAKENNIKFCFDPNFRDNLWTTEAEIKEFIRLSTPFLDKADLIKLSDEELLLVTGTNEQERAIKVLMGFNPNALICITRGSNDTMCGWNGEIIYVPTVVCEELADTTGAGDAFISSLINEFVSKDINSESSKEDVIEIVSTSNKFANQAVRYIGALTFLDHLNK encoded by the coding sequence ATGAAAAAAATAGTATCAATCGGTGAAGTTTTAATGGATGTATATTCAGAAGCAAACAAAACTAATGCAGTTGTTGGAGGAGCAAGTTTTAATGTTGCTTGTTCAATTGCAGCTCTTAAAAATAATGAAAGTTATTTTATGGGAAGTTTAGGAAATGATGATTACAAAAATGAAATTAAAACTTTTATAGAAAAATATGGTATCAAAACTGATTTCATTCAAGAGTCACAATTGCCAACAACAATTGCAAAAGTTACTCTTGATGAAAACAAAGAAAGATTTTTTGAATTCACAAGAAACAGTGATGCAGACTTTCAACTATCAAATTTTTCACAAGACCAATTAAAAGAAATTGACTTTATTCACTTTGGTAGTGCAACAGCATTGCTTGAAGGTGATCTAAGTGATTCATATTGAGAACTATTTGACTTTGCAAAAGAAAATAATATTAAATTCTGTTTTGATCCAAACTTCAGAGACAACCTTTGAACTACTGAAGCAGAAATCAAAGAATTTATTAGACTATCAACTCCGTTTTTAGACAAAGCTGACTTAATTAAATTAAGTGATGAAGAACTTTTATTAGTAACTGGAACTAATGAACAAGAAAGAGCTATTAAAGTACTTATGGGATTTAATCCAAACGCTTTAATTTGTATTACAAGAGGAAGTAATGATACAATGTGTGGATGAAATGGTGAAATCATTTATGTTCCAACAGTTGTTTGTGAAGAACTTGCAGATACAACAGGAGCTGGAGATGCATTTATATCAAGTTTAATTAATGAATTTGTTTCAAAAGACATTAATAGTGAATCTAGCAAAGAAGATGTAATTGAAATTGTTTCAACATCAAATAAATTTGCAAACCAAGCTGTTAGATACATCGGAGCTCTAACTTTCTTGGACCATTTAAATAAATAA
- a CDS encoding glycoside hydrolase family 32 protein translates to MKWEKYSLINESHLELFKEYHDKKESDWYNNQFHLSGYAGSTNDPNGLVYFKGQYFVFMQSCPFSIEHWNKSWGLYTTKDFINYTYEGLTLIPSNDYDKNGVFSGSARVNSQGEMEIYYTGNIKFNDVDRTSYTLKALIDLKQKVVTKELLFECDLEKYTGHFRDPIVFEKENKLFMLNGAQTLNKEGVLNVYEFNGESWEFKKDVLIDQGDEQNSYMVECPNYFELDGKEYIFACLEQDAPLSEGSHFVKYREVEVDGDANFKFKTELRKIDLGFDFYAPQVFSNTQDRIIMLGWLGNSKSNPFPEELTTWSNHLTIPRELFVKNDFLYQLPIKEIDNLRLNEITKENDSYTYENGLVEILADNISNQDFEIKIQSENKFIILKNINNNFSIDRSKMDYNDEDNLPSIINFDNLEIKNVRILVDRSCLEIFINEGQHAISLRFFIKEHNKVTANLNNLKVIQLDSNKYVWNNIMFKNELKGK, encoded by the coding sequence ATGAAGTGAGAAAAATATAGTTTAATAAACGAAAGTCACTTAGAGTTGTTCAAAGAATATCATGATAAAAAAGAAAGTGATTGATATAACAATCAATTTCACTTATCAGGATATGCTGGTTCTACAAATGACCCAAATGGTTTAGTATACTTCAAAGGACAATATTTTGTATTTATGCAAAGTTGTCCTTTTAGTATAGAACACTGAAATAAATCATGAGGACTTTATACAACAAAAGATTTCATAAATTATACTTATGAAGGTTTAACTTTAATACCTTCAAATGATTATGATAAAAATGGAGTATTTTCAGGAAGTGCAAGAGTAAACTCTCAAGGAGAGATGGAAATTTACTATACAGGAAATATAAAATTTAATGATGTTGATAGAACTAGTTATACTTTAAAAGCTTTAATTGACTTAAAACAAAAAGTTGTTACAAAAGAACTTTTATTTGAATGTGACTTAGAAAAATATACAGGTCACTTTAGAGATCCAATAGTATTTGAAAAAGAAAATAAATTATTCATGTTAAACGGAGCACAAACTTTAAACAAAGAAGGTGTTCTTAATGTTTATGAATTTAATGGTGAATCATGAGAATTTAAAAAAGATGTTTTAATTGACCAAGGAGATGAACAAAACTCTTACATGGTTGAATGTCCAAACTACTTTGAATTAGATGGTAAAGAATATATTTTTGCTTGTCTTGAACAAGATGCTCCTTTAAGTGAAGGAAGTCACTTTGTTAAATACAGAGAAGTGGAAGTGGATGGAGATGCTAACTTTAAATTCAAAACTGAATTAAGAAAAATTGATTTAGGTTTTGATTTCTATGCACCACAAGTATTTTCAAATACTCAAGACAGAATTATTATGTTAGGTTGATTGGGAAATTCAAAATCAAATCCATTCCCAGAAGAATTAACAACTTGAAGTAATCATTTAACAATTCCAAGAGAATTATTTGTTAAAAATGATTTCTTATATCAGTTACCAATCAAAGAAATTGATAACTTAAGATTAAATGAAATTACAAAAGAAAATGATTCTTATACTTATGAAAACGGATTGGTTGAAATATTGGCAGACAATATTTCAAATCAAGATTTTGAAATTAAAATACAGAGCGAAAATAAATTTATAATTTTAAAAAACATAAACAATAATTTCTCAATTGACAGATCAAAAATGGATTACAATGATGAAGATAACTTACCTTCAATCATTAATTTTGATAATTTAGAAATTAAAAATGTTAGAATATTAGTAGACAGAAGTTGTTTAGAAATATTTATCAACGAAGGTCAACATGCTATATCTTTAAGATTCTTTATTAAAGAACACAATAAAGTTACAGCAAATTTAAATAACTTAAAAGTTATCCAACTTGATTCAAATAAATATGTTTGAAATAATATAATGTTTAAAAACGAATTAAAAGGAAAATAA
- a CDS encoding PTS transporter subunit EIIC: MAKVNYAQEAQRFVDAVGGQANIESYLHCVTRLRFNVIDKDKVNIDAIKESPICKGTNWSSTQLQIILGTGVVEATYAEVQKILEVNSAKETKSDSSKGETFEEFALKAKANKEAFRNKGGKFAWVQLSMKTLGDIFLPIIPAIVAAGLAMGFAALIKTIVKQTGGHVDESQLLWVIINIVTKTAFDSLAVLVCWSTVKRFGGNPVLGIIIGLMLVSPLLPNKGDITMWNTQLDFIKNNKPAIQAINEQAGWSNPNNLLDPNTNAWIQAWINATDKNPVSETTPLKLLFIPITGYQGSVLPALVIGIGVAYLEKWIKTWMPKAVNIIFTPFLTITLSLLVALLVLGPVLLLVEDGVLIATTAILKLPVGIGTGLIAGLLQAIVVTGCHQVLQGLEMQLVIKGGIPNAQGVMEGSIFNAIWTASIISQGGAAMAVALKTKSKQEKNLGMSSAVSTMFGITEPAIFGVNLPKIKPFIYASIGGFAGGLFAGAFSVTCSGMGVTVLPGLLLYTDSIRNLFMIILVNLISFGSAFALTFFFYWESGRKVTQKRIDAYATKVVNAEIDLKKFKKQTDVKNHEQKVEAFENKLEKMKAEEKKLKEDKVKYEAYVQEVAKLKEEEKAEKEKMKAEKQKAKEEKQKEKEKLMNLKEDPKKWEAHLAKIKEEKQKEKEAKKAERQKLKK; the protein is encoded by the coding sequence ATGGCAAAAGTAAATTATGCTCAAGAAGCACAAAGATTTGTCGATGCAGTTGGTGGACAAGCTAACATTGAATCATATTTACATTGTGTTACAAGATTACGTTTTAATGTAATTGATAAAGATAAAGTAAATATTGATGCAATTAAAGAATCACCAATTTGTAAGGGAACTAATTGAAGCTCTACTCAATTACAAATTATATTGGGTACAGGAGTTGTTGAAGCAACTTATGCTGAAGTTCAAAAAATATTAGAAGTAAATAGTGCAAAAGAAACAAAAAGTGATTCTTCAAAAGGTGAAACATTTGAAGAGTTTGCACTAAAAGCAAAAGCAAACAAAGAAGCTTTTAGAAATAAAGGTGGAAAATTTGCTTGAGTACAATTAAGTATGAAAACATTGGGAGATATATTCTTACCAATTATTCCTGCTATTGTGGCAGCTGGTCTTGCAATGGGATTTGCTGCATTAATTAAAACAATTGTTAAACAAACAGGTGGACATGTTGATGAAAGTCAATTGTTATGAGTAATCATTAACATAGTAACAAAAACAGCATTTGATTCACTTGCTGTATTAGTTTGTTGATCAACAGTTAAGAGGTTTGGTGGAAATCCGGTACTAGGAATTATTATCGGATTAATGTTAGTATCACCGTTATTGCCAAATAAAGGTGATATAACAATGTGAAATACTCAATTGGATTTCATAAAAAATAATAAACCCGCTATTCAGGCTATTAATGAACAAGCGGGTTGATCTAATCCAAATAACTTATTAGATCCTAATACAAATGCTTGAATTCAAGCTTGAATTAATGCTACTGACAAAAATCCAGTTTCAGAAACAACTCCTTTAAAATTATTATTCATACCAATAACAGGTTACCAAGGTTCTGTTTTACCAGCTTTAGTTATTGGTATTGGAGTTGCTTACTTAGAAAAATGAATTAAAACATGAATGCCTAAAGCTGTGAATATTATTTTCACACCTTTCTTAACAATTACATTATCATTGTTAGTTGCTTTATTAGTTTTAGGTCCAGTATTATTACTAGTTGAAGATGGTGTTTTAATTGCAACAACTGCAATTCTTAAATTACCTGTAGGTATTGGAACAGGTTTAATTGCTGGTTTATTACAAGCAATTGTTGTTACTGGTTGTCACCAAGTTTTACAAGGACTTGAAATGCAATTAGTTATAAAAGGTGGAATTCCAAATGCTCAAGGAGTTATGGAAGGTTCAATCTTTAACGCGATTTGAACTGCATCAATCATCTCACAAGGTGGAGCTGCAATGGCTGTTGCTTTAAAAACAAAATCAAAACAAGAAAAAAACTTAGGAATGTCTTCTGCTGTATCAACAATGTTTGGTATTACAGAACCTGCTATTTTTGGAGTTAACTTACCAAAAATTAAACCATTCATTTATGCCTCAATTGGAGGATTTGCTGGTGGTCTATTTGCAGGAGCATTTTCAGTAACATGTTCAGGAATGGGAGTTACTGTATTGCCAGGATTACTTCTATATACTGACAGTATTAGAAACTTATTTATGATTATCTTAGTTAACTTAATTTCATTTGGTAGTGCGTTTGCATTAACATTCTTCTTCTACTGAGAATCAGGAAGAAAAGTTACTCAAAAAAGAATTGATGCTTATGCAACAAAAGTTGTTAATGCAGAAATAGACTTGAAAAAATTCAAAAAACAAACTGACGTTAAAAATCATGAACAAAAAGTTGAAGCTTTCGAAAACAAATTAGAAAAAATGAAAGCTGAAGAGAAAAAACTTAAAGAAGATAAAGTTAAATATGAAGCTTATGTTCAAGAAGTTGCAAAACTAAAAGAAGAAGAAAAAGCTGAAAAAGAAAAAATGAAAGCTGAAAAACAAAAAGCAAAAGAAGAAAAACAAAAAGAAAAAGAAAAATTAATGAACCTAAAAGAAGATCCAAAAAAATGAGAAGCTCATTTAGCAAAAATTAAAGAAGAAAAACAAAAAGAAAAAGAAGCTAAAAAAGCTGAAAGACAAAAACTAAAAAAATAA
- a CDS encoding GntR family transcriptional regulator — protein sequence MDKKWEIVFDYLMYLIRENKVLPGEVLPSQNMLKTKFKYSEQPIRIAFNKLIELKIVKPVNGKGFVVQDKISNNLLFSFRELFPGSESVYTSIEEVICSKEIKEKSGYLLGSRLFKFRCVRKTKEKDLILFQESFVPEEKFKNLSLDVLNEIGLMQFIEKNTSSIVSHSSKKISFITNAKPLLEEFELKYDEIDGLILDEGMVYDIFGETLEYRKSYYQPKFFSWDFIEWRK from the coding sequence ATGGATAAAAAGTGAGAAATAGTTTTTGATTATTTAATGTATTTAATAAGGGAAAATAAAGTACTTCCTGGAGAAGTTCTTCCCAGTCAGAATATGTTGAAAACCAAGTTTAAATATTCAGAACAACCAATTAGAATAGCTTTTAATAAGCTAATAGAGTTAAAAATTGTTAAACCAGTTAACGGAAAAGGTTTTGTTGTTCAAGATAAAATTTCAAATAACTTATTGTTTAGTTTCAGAGAATTATTTCCTGGATCTGAAAGTGTTTATACAAGCATTGAAGAAGTTATTTGTTCAAAAGAAATTAAAGAGAAAAGTGGATATTTACTTGGTAGCAGACTGTTTAAATTTAGATGTGTTAGAAAAACAAAAGAAAAAGATTTAATTCTTTTTCAAGAAAGTTTTGTACCAGAAGAAAAATTTAAAAATTTATCACTAGATGTTTTAAATGAAATTGGTCTAATGCAATTTATTGAAAAGAATACAAGTTCAATTGTAAGTCACTCATCAAAGAAAATTTCTTTCATTACAAATGCAAAACCTTTACTAGAGGAGTTTGAATTAAAATATGATGAAATTGATGGATTAATTTTAGATGAAGGTATGGTTTATGATATTTTTGGTGAAACCTTAGAATATCGTAAAAGCTACTATCAACCAAAATTCTTCTCTTGAGACTTTATTGAATGAAGAAAATAG
- a CDS encoding SDR family oxidoreductase, whose translation MKNKVWFITGASQGFGLIFVKKLLEKGHCVVATSRSPEKIIEQVGENDNLLAIKIDLSNQKQLDDAMKQCVDKFGSIDILLNNAGYGQLWTFEESSDEEIRKCFEVNFFGTLNATRAALPYMRNQKSGHIFTTASIWGYLGDPYTSTYAAVKFATDGWTEALSHELKDMNISVSCIKPGGFRTNFLESSSMVTGEDKISDYKEARDAYFNQLAKFNKKQDGDPEKYCDFIIDVTYRDQKPPLHIFTGRDSYKKAEDKMNAIKKDMEELKQDATNLHVQ comes from the coding sequence ATGAAAAATAAAGTGTGATTTATTACCGGAGCCAGTCAAGGTTTTGGTTTAATCTTTGTAAAAAAATTACTAGAAAAAGGACACTGTGTTGTTGCGACAAGTAGAAGTCCTGAAAAGATAATTGAACAAGTCGGGGAAAACGATAACCTATTGGCTATCAAAATTGACTTATCTAATCAAAAACAATTAGATGATGCAATGAAACAATGTGTCGATAAATTTGGTTCAATCGATATCTTATTAAATAACGCTGGTTATGGACAACTTTGAACTTTCGAAGAGTCAAGTGATGAAGAAATTAGAAAGTGTTTTGAAGTTAACTTCTTTGGAACACTAAATGCAACTCGTGCTGCTTTACCATACATGAGAAATCAAAAATCAGGTCATATCTTCACAACCGCATCAATTTGAGGTTACTTAGGAGATCCGTATACTTCAACTTATGCTGCAGTTAAATTTGCAACAGATGGTTGAACTGAAGCTTTAAGCCATGAACTAAAAGATATGAATATATCAGTAAGTTGTATAAAACCTGGTGGATTTAGAACAAACTTCTTAGAGTCATCTTCAATGGTTACTGGAGAAGATAAAATATCTGATTATAAAGAAGCTAGAGACGCTTACTTCAATCAACTTGCTAAATTTAACAAAAAACAAGATGGAGATCCAGAGAAATACTGTGACTTTATTATTGATGTTACTTATAGAGATCAAAAACCTCCATTACATATCTTTACAGGAAGAGATTCTTATAAAAAAGCTGAAGATAAAATGAATGCTATTAAAAAAGATATGGAAGAACTAAAACAAGACGCAACAAATTTACACGTACAATAA
- a CDS encoding Pr6Pr family membrane protein, with protein MFKTKWIDSWEAESKLRDWRFWYKLLAGILVLIGITMNLSVELISLSDSTPEDLRWSVWHTTYGSGETGIDYAGYLGNFFSYFTIQTNILVAIWFFAAAFSHKQEGLNFITKSKISYAVATYITITCLIYNFLLLPTTLSMSKTGMDALTWTHQQILHTVVPILMVLYVCFFIKRDKTPTTKVFIKNNWWIYMIYPLLYGVFALIRGEMRYISDKPVSTQYPYFFLNIHLNGKYGPDDYPIPGLSIPGWAWFLIAMSLVTFIAIGFSAIFNKIYFEMWFKDNYKDTLKKDKAKVIREINKEFIKQYK; from the coding sequence ATGTTTAAAACAAAATGAATAGATTCATGAGAAGCTGAATCTAAATTAAGAGACTGAAGATTTTGATATAAATTATTAGCTGGTATTTTAGTTTTAATTGGAATAACTATGAACTTAAGTGTTGAATTGATAAGTTTATCTGATTCAACTCCAGAAGATTTAAGATGATCTGTTTGACACACAACTTATGGTTCAGGAGAAACGGGGATAGACTATGCGGGTTATCTTGGAAACTTCTTTTCATACTTTACAATTCAAACAAATATACTAGTTGCAATTTGATTCTTTGCAGCTGCTTTCTCACACAAACAAGAAGGGCTTAACTTTATAACAAAAAGTAAAATATCTTATGCTGTTGCAACTTATATAACTATAACTTGTTTAATTTATAACTTCTTATTATTGCCAACTACTTTGAGTATGTCAAAAACAGGTATGGATGCACTTACTTGAACTCATCAACAAATATTGCATACAGTTGTACCAATATTAATGGTTTTGTATGTTTGTTTCTTTATTAAAAGAGATAAAACTCCAACAACAAAGGTTTTTATAAAAAATAACTGATGAATTTATATGATTTATCCATTGCTTTATGGAGTGTTTGCTTTAATAAGAGGAGAGATGAGATATATTTCTGATAAACCAGTTTCAACTCAATATCCATATTTCTTTTTAAATATTCATTTAAATGGAAAATATGGACCAGATGACTATCCAATTCCTGGTTTAAGTATTCCTGGTTGAGCTTGATTTTTAATTGCTATGTCATTGGTAACATTTATCGCAATAGGGTTTTCAGCTATCTTTAACAAAATATATTTTGAAATGTGATTTAAAGATAATTACAAAGATACATTAAAAAAAGATAAAGCAAAAGTTATTAGAGAAATTAACAAAGAATTTATTAAACAGTATAAATAA
- a CDS encoding ABC transporter permease → MENNKKVANFNAKKQLSIFNNLSLLLTKSFIKEPKSIIFMIFVPIFFSVMFFFIMGAKVEGQKYGILFSYTLLPSMTCLTLLAPAVVEWKNSVFLKRIDITGIKKSMFIAALWFVYLVAGIISFFIMMIFNLIFSEISRLMDSTNELSFAQLLGKVNWGYMLLSMILITLTSIALATMFGGLFSSVGSMQGMIMMIYFFSIFLSGIMLPPEAFETSKGMIIFTYFIPHKYSVFLFLYATRGWADKGWDSGFNNHNVNGEFIGRDFSATWQPVLGALMILALLFTITTFTFKWTAKK, encoded by the coding sequence ATGGAAAATAACAAAAAAGTAGCTAACTTTAATGCTAAAAAGCAATTAAGTATTTTTAACAATTTATCATTATTACTTACAAAGTCTTTTATTAAAGAACCAAAATCAATTATATTTATGATATTTGTTCCAATTTTCTTTAGTGTGATGTTCTTCTTTATAATGGGTGCAAAAGTCGAAGGTCAAAAATATGGAATTTTATTCTCATATACTTTATTACCTTCAATGACTTGTTTAACTCTATTAGCTCCAGCTGTTGTTGAGTGAAAAAACTCAGTATTTCTAAAAAGAATTGATATAACTGGAATTAAAAAATCTATGTTTATTGCAGCGCTTTGATTTGTATATCTTGTTGCTGGAATCATTTCATTTTTTATAATGATGATATTTAATTTAATCTTTTCAGAAATAAGTAGATTAATGGATAGTACAAATGAATTATCATTTGCTCAACTTTTAGGAAAAGTGAATTGAGGTTATATGTTATTATCAATGATTTTAATTACATTAACTTCAATTGCTCTTGCAACTATGTTTGGAGGACTTTTCAGTTCTGTTGGATCAATGCAAGGTATGATAATGATGATTTACTTTTTCAGTATATTCTTATCAGGAATAATGCTTCCTCCAGAAGCATTCGAAACAAGTAAGGGAATGATAATATTTACTTACTTTATTCCTCACAAATACAGTGTCTTTTTATTCTTATATGCAACCAGAGGTTGAGCAGATAAAGGATGAGATAGTGGATTTAACAACCACAATGTTAATGGTGAATTTATTGGAAGAGACTTTAGTGCAACATGACAACCAGTTCTTGGTGCTTTAATGATACTTGCACTATTATTTACAATTACTACATTTACTTTTAAATGAACTGCAAAAAAATAA
- a CDS encoding ABC transporter ATP-binding protein, with amino-acid sequence MQTIIDVKNISKAFGKKIIFKDFSLEIKEGQRVALMGANGCGKTTLVEMIAQFSKPDSGQIDINLSENIKQEIGIQLQEGSWPTGITAQNMLDFYKSVYPKFTKEWEQKLKEVFEIDEFINRPLKKLSGGQRQRFNAMISIMNNPKIVILDELTTGLDMELQFKIIDFFTKNTKEFKQTLLLVSHHPEEVEEMCDRLVVIKDSAIWYDDSIENTIKKHKSVRELMNKFFKGENK; translated from the coding sequence ATGCAAACAATAATTGATGTAAAAAATATTTCAAAAGCGTTTGGCAAAAAAATCATCTTCAAAGACTTTAGTTTAGAAATAAAAGAAGGTCAACGTGTAGCTTTAATGGGAGCTAATGGTTGTGGAAAGACAACTTTAGTTGAAATGATAGCTCAATTTAGTAAGCCTGATTCAGGACAAATTGATATAAATTTAAGTGAAAACATAAAACAAGAAATAGGTATTCAACTACAAGAAGGTAGTTGACCTACAGGAATTACTGCACAAAACATGCTAGATTTTTATAAGTCAGTATATCCAAAATTTACAAAAGAGTGAGAACAAAAGCTAAAAGAAGTTTTTGAAATTGACGAGTTCATTAACAGACCACTTAAAAAATTAAGTGGGGGTCAAAGACAAAGATTTAATGCTATGATCTCAATTATGAATAATCCAAAAATAGTTATTTTAGATGAACTTACAACTGGTCTTGATATGGAATTACAATTTAAAATAATTGATTTCTTTACAAAAAATACAAAAGAATTCAAACAAACTTTATTGTTAGTTTCACATCACCCAGAAGAAGTAGAAGAAATGTGTGATCGTTTAGTTGTTATAAAAGATAGTGCAATTTGATATGATGATTCAATTGAAAATACAATTAAAAAACACAAATCAGTTAGAGAACTTATGAACAAATTCTTTAAAGGAGAAAATAAATAA
- a CDS encoding HAD family hydrolase produces the protein MDKIKKVAATDMDGTIIFEWDNVSEKNKEELLKFQKESNHSLTIVTGRNYFMADFAARDLKVKLPVICSNGASVIDPKTFEYVAKNHFNKDEMKEMLEYFIGTDLDICISNDFRTHYIKEDDWQELLRANQTKVDFSHFPNDQVLYHYESLEDLIENGLDHDESFPVLVINTQTLDELEMVRKFVEEKDLLKLEFTRNEQNYRVEIFKKDVTKSWGLNALLEHLNLEKEDIHVFGDEHNDYRMFEDFPNCYAVGNAIDGIKDLAKEVIDTVQNAGVGKKLNEMIEEFK, from the coding sequence ATGGATAAAATTAAAAAAGTTGCAGCCACTGATATGGATGGAACAATTATTTTTGAATGAGATAATGTAAGTGAAAAAAATAAAGAAGAGTTATTAAAGTTCCAAAAAGAATCAAACCACAGTTTGACAATAGTTACTGGAAGAAACTACTTTATGGCAGATTTTGCAGCAAGAGATCTTAAAGTTAAATTACCTGTAATTTGTTCAAATGGAGCATCAGTAATTGATCCAAAAACATTTGAATATGTTGCAAAAAATCATTTTAACAAAGATGAAATGAAAGAAATGTTAGAGTACTTTATAGGAACTGATTTAGATATTTGTATATCAAATGACTTTAGAACTCACTATATCAAAGAAGATGATTGACAAGAACTTTTAAGAGCAAATCAAACAAAAGTTGATTTCTCACATTTTCCAAATGATCAAGTTTTATATCACTATGAAAGTTTAGAAGATTTAATTGAAAACGGACTGGATCATGATGAAAGTTTTCCTGTTCTTGTAATTAACACTCAAACTTTAGATGAACTTGAAATGGTAAGAAAGTTTGTAGAAGAAAAAGATCTTTTAAAACTTGAATTTACAAGAAACGAACAAAACTACAGAGTTGAAATCTTTAAAAAAGATGTAACAAAAAGTTGAGGTTTAAATGCTCTTCTAGAACATTTAAATTTAGAAAAAGAAGATATCCATGTGTTTGGTGATGAACACAATGACTATCGAATGTTTGAAGACTTTCCAAATTGTTATGCAGTAGGCAATGCAATTGATGGTATTAAAGATTTAGCAAAAGAAGTAATCGATACAGTTCAAAATGCTGGTGTTGGTAAAAAGCTAAATGAAATGATTGAAGAGTTTAAATAA